GTGCAGATCCACAATGGCTAGCCAGACTCATCCAAATCAGCCGCAGACTTGAACGCACAGAGGCAAGCAACTTCAACATGATCTCAAGCTGTAGCATTGCAACGGGCGTTGCCGCAACAGCTGGGCTCGTGAGCCCCCTCAGCACCGTGCTGCTATCCAACATCCCGATGTTCCTAGCCGAATTGCGCAATATCGCCAGCACACAAAGCAATCCATCAGCATAAATAGCCTCATGCCGTAATTTGACAGCACCTTAGGATTGAGCGCACTTGGTCCAGCAAGTTCAAAGTAGTTAGAAACAGCAGTTTGCTTGTTACAGAAGCAACAACAGCAGCCTGGCTTAGCTGGCTGGCTACCCAGGTACGAGCACACCAAAAGCGGGGCTAGCAAGCTCGCTACTGACAAACGAAGCGATTCCCGGCAAACTGAGAGCAGCCGCGAGCGCAAGGCATGCAACGCTCCTCCCTTGATTCCAGCAATCAGTGGACGGTGCGCAGCAGCCTGCCCACCCGCCTTCGCCTGAGCTGCGATGAACTAGCCAGTTCACCGGTGCTCCGCCACCACTGCGCCGTGACGCTCACCTGCTGCCACTGGCTGCACGGATTCAGAATCAATCACTTCAATGGCAACATCGTGCTTCGTTTCCCGAAGCACCGAAGAGCGGATGTTGAGCCCCTATTGGAACTGGCGCTAAAAGTTCCCACGATCGACGATGAACTCATTGCCCCTCTCGGCGATCTAAGAGCGGCTCGATGGCAAGCCAACTCATCCGGTCGCATGGCACTCCGGCATGGAAGCTACATCGGAGCAGTATTACTTGCGGAGGCATTATTCCCGGTACCACTCGCAATCATGACAGCCGCAGCGATATGCAGCTTAATCCCGATATTCAAAGAGATCCAACACCGTCTTCAGCACAAGGAATATCTAGGTCACGAGTCACTCGAACTTGCTTTTTCTGGACTTCTGATTAGCCAAGGCTTAGGGGGAGAAGCCCTTCTCGATCAGATGTTCAACGACGCAACGGAGTCGGTCAAGGGCGTTGTTTCCGGAGAAGAGGAATTCCAAGCCGAATCCGAAGAACTGATTGATCGTCTCGGCGAATATATGCATTTAGAACTTGTCAACACCACAAAAGACAGCATCAGACTTTCCGAAGCAAGCGCGGGGGACCGTTACAGAGTCTCCCTACAGTCACATATCTTTCTCGTCAGCACGGTCATTGAAGGTGATTTCATCGTTTTGAATCGGCTGTACGACGGAGACTGGAAGCCTCGCCATCTCAAAGCAGGAGACGAGGTTCACGCAGGTGGCTTCGTAATCAAAGGCTCTGGACTTCTAGAAGTGAAGAAAGCTCTGAGAGATCATTCTGACTATCACATACCGAAGCGTCACCATCGGCCAGACTTGACGCAAGGAGAAGTAGAGAAAAATATCAATACATACTACAGATGGATGACACCTGTCCTGCTCGGCGCAGGCGGACTTTCCCTGACGTTTGGCGCCACAGAGAGAGCTCTGGGCCTCTTTCAATTCACGCCGGTGTATTCCTGGGAGACAAGCAGCATCTCAGCAAAGCTCACCGCACTGGCCACGTTACAGCTTCACGGAATTCACCTCAACGACCCTGACGCATTTATTGCGCTTGGAAAGGTAGATCATGTGGTGATCAGCAGAAGCTGCCTTGATCGCATGGGCGGCATCAAAACACACGAACACATCAACCTCAGCAGCGGCGCAAAGAAGGGCGACCTACTCAGAATTCTTGCCGGAATTCAAGACTTTTTACTTGACAATGACGACGTACCCATCTGGTCAGACCAGTTGCACAAAGTTCACAATCCCACTGAAGTGATCGACGTCGAGATCAACGACCTACTCACACATGGCTGGGCCATCCACCTCGCTGACGGACGACAGCTTCAATTGCGCGAACTCAGACAGGCAGCAGCAGAAATCAACCAACGCCATCTCAATCCTCTAGAAATCTGGGAAGGCGAAACCTTCCTAGGATACGTTGATCTACTCACAGAGCCGGGGCCTGGCTGGAGCGGCGTTTGCGAAGCACTGGAAGACCTTGGCATCAATGTACATGTTGTCGGCGTCGATAGCAGTGCGAAGATGCTTGATCTCGTGAAATCACTCCGAATCCGTACGGAACATATCTATGGTCAGTTTCACGCTAAAGAGCGCATGGAACTCGTGAGCGAGCTCCAGGCCAGTGGAGCCGGAGTCGCCTATATCGGATACGTGCTCAGCGATATGCCTGCACTCTCTCAGGCAGACGTCTCTATCGGCATTGAGGTTGACGCCGACAGCATTTTTACTTCCTGCATCTGCGACATCGTGATTGGGCCCGATGTGCACTGGCTTCCGCGCATGATCATGCTTAGCCGAAGAGTGAACAAAACTACAACAAGTAATTTCGGATTGCTCTTGAGCACAAGTCTGGCAACAGCCATCGGATCTGGTCTGAACTGGTTCAGTCCTCTCGCCACTGTTTTACTCTCGGATATACCTGTTGTGTTAGCGGGCTTGCGCAACATTGCTTCCATGAACACCCACGGAGTGCTCGAAAGCCATGACTACAAACACAGAACGCATCAGGTCATCGAAAAACGCGCCATGGCTTGCCGCCTGCCAAGCGCACGTCCGCGTCATAGCTCAGAGCCCACGAGCGTTCTGGCTCCAGCCACCCCCTAAGGCCGTTCCGCGACAGCTGCAGCGTCCAAACGCCGTGGATCTGCCACTCCATGGCTGCCTTGCATCTGATCCACCGATCCTCCTGTTCCATAGCGCACTTCCACGGAATTAGCAGAGCCCATCGCAGGCACCAAGCGCCATTGATGCCCACGATCCTGGAGAAGGCGCAGGGTGTCAGGGCTGAAACCCTGCTCCACGCTGATCTGATCCGGCCAGAGCTGACTGTGAATGCGCGGTGCCGCCACCGCAGAAGCCAGATTGAGCCCATGCACCAAACGATTGAGCAGCACCTGCAGCACCGTGGTGATGATGCGGCTGCCGCCGGGGCTACCGGTGGCGAGCAGCGGTGAATCATCCGGGCGATACACCAGGGTCGGCGTCATCGAACTGAGGGGGCGGCGCCCTGGGGCGATCGCGTTCTGGCTGCCTTGGCGCAGCCCATAGGCATTCGGAGCACCCGGCTTCGCGGTGAAGTCATCCATCTCGTTGTTGAGCAGGAAGCCTGCTCCCGGCACCGTGATGCCGTTGCCGTAGGCGGTGTTCAACGTAGTGGTGGTGGCTACCAGGCCGCCATCGCGGTCGACCACCGACAGGTGGGTGGTGTTGGTGCCCTCCCCCACCAGCGGGCTGGGTTCAGCCTCGAGCTCGGCGGCCGGCCGGTGGCGGTCGGCGCGAATGCGTTGGCGTTGCTCCGTGGCATAGGGATCACTGAGGAGACGATCCAGCGGCATCGCCACCTGATCAGGATCCCCCAGCAGGCGATTGCGGTCGCGGTAGGCGAGGTTCATCGCCTCCACCATCACGTGGATCGTGGCAGCACTGTTGAGACCTGTAGCGGCCAGGTTGAGGGGCTCGAGCACCTTGAGCAACTGCAGCAAAGTGGCGCCACCGCCGCTGGGGGGCGGCATGGTAACGACCCGATGGCCCTGGAAGCTGGCCTGCAACGGCGTGACCCAGGGCGCTTGATAGGCCGCCAGATCTGCTCGGCTGATCAGGCCACCACGGCTCTGCATCAACGCAGTGAGCTGCCGCGCCAACCGGCCCCGATAGAAACAGCTGGCACCCTGCTGGGCGATGCAGCGCAGGCTCGCCGCCAGCTCAGGCTGCCGCAGCCGCTCACCAGGCTGATACGGCTGGCCGCCGG
This genomic stretch from Synechococcus sp. HK05 harbors:
- the ggt gene encoding gamma-glutamyltransferase — its product is MDIQTANVFVFIAPVLHQRLLLGFAAAIACTPAHANLLQEQAQRFHPVESSGGMVSAQEAQAAAVGAQILRQGGNAVDAAVATSFALAVTLPQAGNLGGGGFLVLWLPRRGRISTCSAVAREASPPQALAVGRGEAVALNFRETAPQGAGPDLFLNPDGSVNRERALRSLLSTGVPGTVAGLTRVQARYGCLPLAAVMQPAIDLAEQGFPVGAELSASLAAAAPLLKAHPASARQFFKPGGQPYQPGERLRQPELAASLRCIAQQGASCFYRGRLARQLTALMQSRGGLISRADLAAYQAPWVTPLQASFQGHRVVTMPPPSGGGATLLQLLKVLEPLNLAATGLNSAATIHVMVEAMNLAYRDRNRLLGDPDQVAMPLDRLLSDPYATEQRQRIRADRHRPAAELEAEPSPLVGEGTNTTHLSVVDRDGGLVATTTTLNTAYGNGITVPGAGFLLNNEMDDFTAKPGAPNAYGLRQGSQNAIAPGRRPLSSMTPTLVYRPDDSPLLATGSPGGSRIITTVLQVLLNRLVHGLNLASAVAAPRIHSQLWPDQISVEQGFSPDTLRLLQDRGHQWRLVPAMGSANSVEVRYGTGGSVDQMQGSHGVADPRRLDAAAVAERP